The Methylomonas montana genome has a window encoding:
- a CDS encoding cobyric acid synthase, producing MNPKPPFQALMVQGTTSDAGKSTLVTALCRYYYRQGIAVAPFKPQNMALNSAVTVDGGEIGRAQAAQAVACGLPPHSDMNPVLLKPNTDTTAQVIIHGKVLQNQSATQYHDYKKVAKQAVLASWQRLSNQYQMLIVEGAGSPAEINLRAGDIANMGFAEAVDCPVILVADIDRGGVFAHLVGTLELLSESEQQRVVGFVINRFRGDIALLKPGLDWLEAKTGKPVLAVLPYLHDLYLEAEDALSTRHAQQGQIEAFHIVVPHLPSFSNHTDFDPLQLHPGIRVSFAKHPDQVSGADLIVLPGSKSVRSDLKRLREQGWDVFIRRHLRYGGKLLGICGGFQMLGNGIDDPLGLEGQAGRAEGLGLLNMETVLQAQKCLRQTSGSFYRQATPVAGYEIHLGVSSGPALSHPLFTLAEGDDGAISEDGLVAGTYLHGLFDLPEAGDALLHWAGFRQTQTVDFNALREAGIERLADCLAAHCDFELLEARLHDFYKHRSNNQFDLFQ from the coding sequence ATGAATCCTAAGCCGCCGTTTCAAGCGCTAATGGTACAAGGCACCACCTCCGATGCCGGCAAAAGTACCCTGGTGACGGCATTGTGCCGCTATTACTACCGCCAAGGTATCGCGGTGGCACCGTTCAAACCGCAAAACATGGCATTGAACAGTGCGGTGACCGTCGACGGCGGCGAGATCGGCCGCGCCCAAGCCGCGCAAGCGGTAGCCTGCGGTTTGCCGCCGCACAGCGATATGAATCCGGTGCTACTCAAGCCCAATACCGACACCACCGCGCAGGTGATCATTCACGGCAAGGTGCTGCAAAACCAATCGGCTACGCAATATCACGATTATAAAAAAGTCGCAAAACAAGCTGTGCTGGCGTCCTGGCAACGCTTGAGCAATCAATACCAGATGCTGATCGTGGAAGGCGCCGGCAGCCCGGCCGAGATCAATTTACGTGCCGGCGACATTGCCAATATGGGCTTCGCCGAAGCGGTGGATTGCCCGGTGATTTTGGTCGCCGACATCGACCGCGGCGGCGTGTTTGCGCACCTGGTCGGCACGCTGGAATTGCTTTCCGAAAGCGAGCAACAACGGGTAGTCGGATTTGTCATTAACCGCTTCCGCGGTGACATCGCGCTGTTAAAACCCGGCTTGGATTGGCTGGAAGCGAAAACCGGCAAGCCGGTGCTGGCGGTACTGCCGTATTTACACGATTTGTATTTGGAAGCGGAGGACGCCTTGTCCACCCGGCATGCGCAGCAGGGTCAAATCGAAGCCTTTCATATCGTGGTGCCACATCTGCCCAGCTTCAGCAACCATACCGATTTCGATCCGCTGCAATTGCACCCTGGCATTCGCGTCAGTTTTGCAAAGCATCCGGATCAAGTCTCCGGCGCCGATTTGATCGTGCTGCCCGGCAGTAAATCGGTACGTAGCGATCTGAAGAGGCTTAGAGAGCAAGGCTGGGACGTGTTTATCCGCCGCCATCTGCGTTACGGCGGCAAGCTGCTGGGGATTTGCGGCGGATTTCAAATGCTCGGCAACGGCATAGACGACCCATTAGGTTTGGAAGGCCAAGCAGGCCGCGCCGAAGGTTTAGGTTTGCTGAACATGGAAACGGTTTTACAAGCGCAAAAATGTTTAAGACAAACCAGTGGCAGCTTTTACCGACAGGCTACCCCGGTAGCGGGCTACGAAATACACCTGGGCGTCAGCAGCGGCCCGGCCTTGTCTCACCCTTTGTTCACGCTGGCGGAAGGCGACGACGGGGCGATTTCCGAGGACGGTTTGGTGGCCGGCACTTATCTGCACGGTCTATTCGATCTGCCGGAAGCCGGCGACGCCTTGCTGCATTGGGCCGGCTTCCGGCAAACTCAAACGGTCGATTTCAATGCGCTGCGCGAAGCCGGTATCGAGCGCTTAGCCGATTGCCTGGCGGCGCATTGCGATTTCGAATTGCTGGAAGCCCGATTACACGATTTTTACAAACACCGCTCAAACAACCAGTTCGACCTGTTCCAATAA
- the bluB gene encoding 5,6-dimethylbenzimidazole synthase: MHRNSTPDQSEDNVFETDTAHRFPEQQIAGVYRAIAERRDMRHFLPEPVDTETLTRLLQAAHQAGSVGLMQPWRFIRITDRGLRISIYDLVEQERRLTAEALAERHDEFMKLKVEGILDCGELLIVALPDQRERHIFGRRTLPEMDLASAACAIQNLWLAARAEGLGLGWVSLFDPEALAQLLKMPAGSRPIAVLCLGHVAEFYPKPMLELENWATPQPLSAFIYENGWPDES; encoded by the coding sequence ATGCATCGAAACTCCACTCCCGATCAATCCGAAGACAACGTCTTCGAAACAGACACCGCACACCGTTTCCCCGAACAGCAAATCGCCGGCGTTTATCGAGCCATTGCCGAACGCCGCGACATGCGGCATTTCCTGCCAGAGCCGGTCGATACCGAGACCTTGACCCGTCTGCTGCAAGCCGCCCATCAAGCCGGCAGCGTCGGCTTGATGCAGCCCTGGCGCTTCATCCGCATCACCGATCGCGGCCTGCGCATCAGCATTTACGATCTGGTCGAACAGGAGCGCCGCTTGACTGCCGAAGCGCTCGCCGAACGCCACGACGAATTCATGAAACTGAAAGTGGAAGGCATCCTCGATTGCGGCGAATTGCTGATCGTGGCGTTGCCCGACCAACGCGAGCGCCACATTTTCGGCCGCCGCACCCTGCCGGAAATGGACTTGGCCTCGGCGGCCTGTGCCATCCAAAACCTGTGGCTGGCGGCGCGCGCCGAGGGACTGGGGCTGGGCTGGGTCTCGCTGTTCGATCCCGAGGCGCTGGCGCAATTATTGAAAATGCCGGCCGGCAGCCGGCCGATTGCGGTCCTCTGCCTGGGCCATGTCGCCGAGTTTTATCCCAAACCGATGTTGGAATTGGAGAACTGGGCGACGCCGCAACCCTTATCGGCTTTTATTTACGAAAACGGCTGGCCCGATGAATCCTAA
- a CDS encoding adenosylcobinamide-GDP ribazoletransferase: protein MDSFLIALQFLTRIPVDYRGLPSDKQLGRSVLFYPAVGLLLGILLAALASLLPGNSALLQAALVLTAWVLSTGGLHLDGLADCADAWVGGYGDRERSLHIMKDPASGPIAVSVLVLVLLLKFAALTALLAQSRFAPLLIAPLLGRSAILVLMLSTDYVRPQGLAETLLQHLPVSTARLLVGACVLLALAIAGLPALAAAGLLLLWLRHAAIARLGGATGDVYGAAVELVETAVLVTVAL from the coding sequence GTGGATTCGTTTTTAATCGCGCTGCAATTTTTAACCCGCATTCCCGTCGACTATCGCGGCCTCCCCAGCGATAAGCAATTGGGCCGTTCGGTGTTGTTTTATCCGGCGGTTGGCCTGTTGCTGGGAATATTGCTGGCGGCGCTGGCAAGCTTGCTGCCCGGCAATTCGGCGCTATTGCAAGCAGCGCTAGTGCTGACTGCCTGGGTATTGTCGACCGGCGGCCTGCATCTGGATGGCTTGGCCGACTGCGCCGACGCCTGGGTAGGCGGCTACGGCGACCGCGAGCGCAGCCTGCACATCATGAAAGATCCGGCATCCGGGCCGATCGCGGTCAGCGTATTGGTGTTGGTCTTGCTGTTGAAATTCGCCGCCCTCACGGCGTTGCTGGCGCAAAGTCGATTCGCGCCGCTATTGATTGCACCGTTACTCGGCCGTAGCGCCATTTTAGTGCTGATGTTAAGCACCGACTATGTTCGCCCACAAGGCTTGGCGGAAACGCTCTTGCAACATTTGCCGGTATCTACAGCACGCCTGCTAGTAGGCGCTTGTGTGCTGCTGGCTTTAGCGATTGCCGGATTACCGGCTTTAGCGGCGGCCGGTTTGCTGTTGCTGTGGCTACGTCATGCCGCGATAGCGCGCTTAGGCGGCGCCACCGGCGACGTTTACGGCGCGGCCGTGGAATTGGTGGAAACCGCCGTGCTGGTTACGGTCGCACTTTAA
- a CDS encoding TM2 domain-containing protein gives MLGHIESYDDRCQTGVIKHEGQFYEFHLDQWTSEAPPKPGDDVDFDHEDNKVTDVSLVGAYLMEAKPVKSKMVAALLGIALGAIGLHRIYLGFYFLGFTQAVVTLVTGGFGVMWGFIEGVLIATGHIYKDAKGRHLK, from the coding sequence ATGCTAGGACATATAGAAAGTTACGATGATAGGTGCCAGACCGGCGTGATCAAACACGAAGGTCAATTCTACGAATTCCATCTCGATCAATGGACATCGGAAGCGCCACCCAAACCTGGCGACGATGTGGATTTCGATCATGAAGACAACAAGGTGACCGACGTCAGCCTGGTGGGCGCCTATCTGATGGAAGCCAAACCGGTCAAAAGCAAGATGGTGGCGGCCTTGCTGGGCATCGCTTTAGGAGCGATCGGTTTACATCGTATTTATCTGGGCTTTTATTTCCTCGGTTTCACCCAGGCCGTGGTGACCCTGGTTACCGGCGGCTTCGGCGTGATGTGGGGCTTTATCGAAGGCGTATTGATCGCCACCGGCCATATCTACAAGGATGCCAAGGGCCGTCATTTAAAATAA
- the cobT gene encoding nicotinate-nucleotide--dimethylbenzimidazole phosphoribosyltransferase has protein sequence MHNLFEPIAEPDASYCQHALDRQAQLTKPPGSLGLLEECAVRLAAMQHSEQPRLEKVHVSVFAADHGIAEEGVSAFPQVVTMEMVKNFAVGGAAVNVLARHIDAYFEVVDVGLLQALDLPNVVNHRAGPGTANFKHTAAMSAEQLNIALAAGQAAVDRASANGADIFIGGEMGIANTTSASALAAAWLRMPAADITGAGTGLNAGQIDYKAQVIAEALLRHRSRLNSPLEILQTLGGFEIAALTAAYVAGARRGLPVLVDGFISSVAALLAIGINPGCADWFFYGHCSAEKGHAQVLQALNARPLLNLDMRLGEGSGAVLAVPILQMACRLHNEMATFSQAQVSTS, from the coding sequence ATGCACAATTTATTCGAGCCGATAGCCGAGCCAGACGCCAGCTATTGCCAACACGCATTGGACAGACAAGCGCAATTGACCAAACCGCCCGGCTCGCTGGGCTTGCTGGAAGAATGCGCCGTCCGACTAGCGGCGATGCAGCATAGCGAACAACCGCGCCTGGAAAAAGTTCATGTCAGCGTATTTGCCGCCGATCACGGTATTGCCGAGGAAGGTGTGTCGGCGTTTCCGCAAGTCGTAACGATGGAAATGGTGAAAAACTTCGCGGTCGGCGGCGCAGCGGTCAACGTGTTGGCCCGCCATATCGATGCCTATTTTGAAGTCGTCGATGTCGGTCTGCTGCAAGCCCTGGATTTACCCAATGTCGTCAATCATCGGGCCGGCCCCGGCACCGCCAATTTCAAACACACGGCGGCGATGAGCGCCGAACAACTCAATATCGCGCTGGCCGCCGGCCAAGCCGCCGTCGACCGGGCTAGCGCTAACGGCGCCGACATTTTCATCGGCGGCGAAATGGGCATCGCCAACACCACCAGCGCCAGCGCGTTGGCCGCAGCCTGGTTGCGGATGCCGGCTGCCGACATCACCGGCGCCGGCACCGGCTTGAATGCCGGACAAATTGATTACAAAGCTCAGGTGATAGCCGAAGCCTTGCTGCGCCATCGATCCAGATTAAACTCGCCGTTGGAGATTCTGCAAACGCTGGGCGGTTTCGAGATCGCCGCGCTGACGGCCGCCTATGTTGCCGGAGCCCGACGCGGCTTGCCGGTATTGGTCGACGGTTTTATCAGCAGCGTCGCGGCCTTGTTGGCGATCGGCATTAATCCGGGCTGCGCCGATTGGTTTTTCTACGGCCACTGTTCGGCGGAAAAAGGTCATGCCCAAGTCTTGCAAGCCTTGAATGCCCGACCCTTGCTGAATCTCGATATGCGCCTTGGCGAAGGCAGCGGCGCGGTGTTGGCCGTGCCGATATTACAAATGGCTTGCCGGCTACATAACGAAATGGCGACCTTTAGTCAGGCCCAAGTTTCAACATCGTAA
- the cobU gene encoding bifunctional adenosylcobinamide kinase/adenosylcobinamide-phosphate guanylyltransferase, producing the protein MIELVLGGARSGKSRYAEQQALASGLPVVYIATAEAGDDEMQVRIQHHRQRRPDHWFTVEEPILLAQVISDYAGKQHCLLVDCLTLWLCNTLFDKQGHLQAQRYQQQSEALCTALATGQHHLIMVSNEVGSGVVAADAMTRRFVDEAGFLHQKLAQLSDKVVLVTAGLPQTLKNL; encoded by the coding sequence ATGATTGAGCTGGTGTTGGGCGGCGCCCGTTCCGGTAAAAGCCGCTACGCGGAACAACAAGCGCTGGCGTCCGGTCTGCCGGTGGTGTATATCGCCACCGCCGAAGCCGGCGACGACGAAATGCAAGTCCGCATCCAGCATCACCGGCAACGCCGTCCGGATCATTGGTTCACAGTCGAAGAACCCATCCTACTGGCCCAGGTCATCAGTGATTACGCTGGCAAACAACATTGCCTGTTGGTGGACTGCCTGACTCTATGGTTGTGCAATACGCTGTTCGATAAACAAGGTCATCTGCAAGCCCAACGCTACCAGCAACAATCCGAAGCCTTATGCACGGCACTGGCGACCGGCCAGCACCATCTGATCATGGTCAGCAACGAAGTCGGTTCCGGCGTGGTCGCCGCCGACGCGATGACCCGCCGCTTCGTCGACGAAGCCGGCTTTTTACATCAAAAGCTCGCCCAACTCAGCGACAAGGTGGTATTAGTCACCGCCGGCTTGCCGCAAACCCTCAAAAACCTTTAA
- a CDS encoding universal stress protein, whose protein sequence is MTIYQHVLLAADFFEHGDQVAEKARQIAAQSNAQLSLVHVVDNLPITDPAYGPIIPFDVDLTQELLDATKKRLRELGEKLNVPEERQWLEMGSPKLEIVRVAEENRVDLIVVGSHGRHGFALLLGSTANGVLHHAKCDVLAVRLADD, encoded by the coding sequence ATGACTATTTATCAACATGTTTTATTGGCCGCCGATTTTTTCGAACATGGCGATCAGGTCGCGGAAAAAGCCCGCCAAATCGCCGCACAAAGCAACGCTCAACTGAGTCTGGTGCATGTCGTCGATAATTTGCCAATCACCGACCCGGCTTACGGCCCCATTATCCCGTTCGATGTCGATTTGACCCAGGAACTGCTGGACGCCACCAAAAAACGTCTACGCGAGCTGGGCGAGAAATTGAACGTGCCCGAGGAACGGCAATGGCTGGAAATGGGCAGTCCGAAACTGGAAATCGTCCGGGTAGCCGAAGAAAATCGTGTCGATCTGATCGTGGTCGGCTCGCATGGCCGCCACGGTTTTGCGCTGTTGCTGGGTTCCACCGCCAACGGCGTGCTGCATCACGCCAAATGCGATGTACTGGCGGTGCGTCTGGCCGATGATTGA
- a CDS encoding ATP-binding cassette domain-containing protein translates to MLNFKNIAIRRGSRLLFSGASFTIHKGQKIGLTGANGAGKSSLFALLRGELHADEGEFSMPPNLEVAHVAQETPALECSAIDYVLDGDRELRDLQRRLQAAEQAHDGLKLAELHAALDHVGGYTAQARASRLLNGLGFSTVQESRPVSSFSGGWRMRLNLAQALMCRSDVLLLDEPTNHLDLDAVIYLQDWLCKYPGTLLLISHDRDFLDTITDHIVHIEQSRAEIYTGNYSDFERMRAEKLAQQQTAYEKQQREMAHIQSFVDRFKAQATKARQAQSRIKALERMELIAQAHVDSPFGFSFPPPKKMPNPLLKIEAADIGYEDKIVIKNANLSISPGDRIGLLGPNGAGKSSLIKVLAGQMPALSGKLQTAQDLNIGYFAQHQLELLRLEESPLWHLQKLDKQATEKDLRNFLGGFDFRGDKVNDAVGPFSGGEKARLVLALLVYQNPNLLLLDEPTNHLDLEMRHALSVALQEYQGAIVVVSHDRHLLRSVTDQLLLVAGGKVQPFDGDLDDYKQWLAEQKKAGDEPALTDNTGGVSRKDQRKLDAERRQRLKPWLDAVKKAEAAVEKFHQQQRDLEEQLADPAIYAEEHKEQLKQLLSRKNQIDSALEQAEMDWLAAEENLQQAE, encoded by the coding sequence ATGCTTAATTTCAAAAACATCGCCATCCGTCGCGGCAGCCGTTTGCTGTTTAGCGGGGCCTCATTCACCATTCATAAAGGTCAAAAAATCGGCTTGACCGGGGCCAACGGCGCCGGCAAATCCAGCTTGTTTGCATTGCTGCGCGGCGAGTTGCATGCCGACGAGGGGGAGTTTTCGATGCCGCCCAATCTGGAGGTGGCGCATGTGGCCCAGGAAACGCCCGCCTTGGAATGCTCGGCGATCGATTATGTGTTGGACGGCGACCGCGAATTACGCGATCTGCAGCGCCGCTTACAAGCCGCCGAACAAGCTCACGACGGTTTGAAACTGGCCGAGCTGCATGCCGCGCTGGATCATGTCGGCGGCTACACCGCGCAAGCCCGCGCCTCGCGCTTGCTGAACGGCCTGGGATTCAGCACCGTGCAGGAAAGCCGGCCGGTCAGTTCCTTTTCCGGCGGCTGGCGGATGCGTTTGAATCTGGCCCAAGCGCTGATGTGCCGTTCCGACGTGCTGCTGCTCGACGAACCTACCAACCACCTGGATTTGGATGCGGTGATCTATTTGCAAGATTGGCTGTGCAAATATCCGGGCACCCTGCTACTGATTTCCCACGACCGGGATTTTCTGGATACCATCACCGACCACATCGTCCACATCGAGCAAAGCCGGGCCGAGATTTACACCGGCAATTACTCGGATTTCGAACGGATGCGCGCCGAAAAGCTGGCCCAGCAACAAACGGCCTACGAGAAGCAGCAACGTGAGATGGCCCATATCCAGAGTTTTGTGGACAGGTTCAAGGCCCAAGCCACCAAGGCCAGACAAGCGCAAAGCCGGATCAAGGCCTTGGAACGGATGGAGCTGATCGCCCAGGCTCATGTCGATTCGCCGTTCGGTTTCAGTTTTCCGCCGCCGAAGAAAATGCCCAATCCGCTGCTGAAAATCGAGGCAGCCGACATCGGCTATGAAGACAAGATCGTCATCAAAAACGCCAATTTGTCGATTTCGCCGGGCGACCGCATCGGCTTGCTGGGACCTAACGGCGCCGGCAAATCCAGTCTGATCAAGGTGCTGGCCGGCCAGATGCCGGCACTGAGCGGCAAACTACAAACCGCGCAGGATCTGAATATCGGCTATTTCGCCCAGCATCAACTGGAATTGCTGCGGCTGGAGGAAAGCCCGCTCTGGCACCTGCAGAAGCTGGACAAGCAAGCGACCGAGAAAGATTTACGCAATTTTCTGGGCGGTTTCGATTTTCGCGGCGACAAGGTCAACGATGCGGTCGGCCCGTTTTCCGGCGGCGAGAAAGCCCGGCTGGTGCTGGCCCTGCTGGTCTACCAAAATCCCAATTTACTGCTGCTGGACGAGCCAACCAACCATCTGGACTTGGAAATGCGCCATGCGCTGAGCGTAGCCTTGCAGGAATACCAAGGCGCCATCGTGGTGGTGTCGCATGATAGACATTTGCTGCGCTCCGTGACCGATCAACTACTGTTGGTCGCCGGCGGCAAGGTGCAGCCCTTCGACGGCGACCTGGACGATTACAAACAATGGCTGGCCGAACAAAAGAAAGCCGGCGACGAGCCGGCACTAACCGATAATACCGGCGGCGTGTCGCGCAAGGATCAGCGTAAACTGGACGCCGAACGCCGCCAGCGTCTAAAACCTTGGCTGGACGCAGTGAAAAAAGCCGAGGCGGCGGTGGAGAAATTTCATCAGCAACAACGCGATTTGGAAGAGCAATTGGCCGATCCGGCCATTTACGCCGAAGAGCATAAGGAACAATTGAAACAATTGCTGAGTCGGAAAAACCAAATCGATAGTGCGCTGGAGCAGGCCGAAATGGATTGGCTGGCGGCCGAGGAAAACCTACAACAAGCGGAGTAA
- a CDS encoding flavin reductase family protein, whose amino-acid sequence MQELPLAEVYRLLEPGPVVLLTTANQGGLNLMTLSWHMMVEFEPPLLACVVSSDDYSFAALRANRECVIAVPAVELATKVVEAGNLSGRTVDKFSVLGLTQLPAQHVAAPLIAECFANLECRVVDSQLVNKYNLFVLEVVKAWIDPAQQNPKTIHHQGYGRFVIDGEIIELQSRMR is encoded by the coding sequence ATGCAAGAGTTACCGTTAGCAGAAGTCTATCGGTTATTGGAGCCGGGGCCGGTGGTTTTACTGACCACTGCTAATCAGGGCGGGCTCAATCTGATGACTTTATCCTGGCACATGATGGTGGAATTTGAGCCGCCCTTGCTGGCCTGTGTGGTCAGTAGTGACGATTACAGTTTTGCTGCGCTACGTGCCAATCGGGAATGCGTGATCGCCGTGCCGGCAGTGGAATTGGCTACCAAGGTGGTAGAGGCTGGCAATCTATCCGGCCGGACTGTCGATAAGTTTTCGGTGCTTGGTTTGACGCAACTGCCGGCTCAACATGTCGCCGCACCGTTAATCGCCGAATGTTTCGCCAACCTGGAATGCAGGGTAGTTGATAGCCAGCTAGTGAATAAATACAATCTGTTCGTCCTAGAGGTTGTCAAAGCTTGGATTGATCCGGCGCAACAAAATCCCAAGACCATCCATCATCAGGGGTACGGCCGATTTGTGATCGATGGCGAGATCATCGAATTACAATCAAGGATGCGTTGA
- a CDS encoding zinc ribbon domain-containing protein — MFASLNNACHRAAQLFITILTILIIGKLITLVPVMHQLEVANTFKAADIIWFLARLAALLVFYFFTRYLIEAIPSNGGALSFVKGIAEPLAALLIVIAMQALFWELLAPFANALGRTIYHSSAIILIACVSVWLVLRAYRYSAYLVDTVNNVSDTLSRFIPQQKRVCAQCHTEISANAHFCNQCGHKTRESLSCTECGEAILEGQKYCQNCGSTLGNATGSNE, encoded by the coding sequence ATGTTTGCCTCATTAAATAATGCATGCCACCGTGCGGCGCAGCTTTTTATCACTATTTTGACAATACTGATAATCGGTAAATTAATTACGCTGGTGCCGGTCATGCATCAGTTGGAAGTAGCTAATACTTTCAAGGCTGCAGATATTATCTGGTTTCTGGCTAGACTAGCCGCACTCTTGGTATTTTATTTTTTTACGCGATATTTGATAGAAGCCATCCCGAGCAATGGTGGCGCGTTGTCCTTTGTGAAAGGCATTGCGGAACCATTGGCTGCGCTATTGATTGTCATTGCAATGCAGGCACTGTTTTGGGAATTATTGGCGCCTTTTGCCAATGCGCTAGGCAGGACGATTTACCATAGCTCAGCCATCATCTTGATCGCTTGCGTCAGTGTTTGGTTGGTTTTAAGGGCTTATCGCTACTCGGCTTACTTAGTTGATACAGTCAACAACGTGAGCGACACGCTATCTCGATTCATCCCCCAGCAAAAACGGGTCTGCGCCCAATGTCATACGGAAATCTCCGCCAACGCCCATTTTTGTAATCAATGCGGGCATAAAACCCGGGAATCCCTATCTTGTACTGAATGCGGGGAGGCTATTTTGGAAGGACAGAAATATTGCCAGAACTGCGGATCAACGCTTGGCAACGCGACTGGCTCAAACGAATAA
- a CDS encoding YicC/YloC family endoribonuclease → MTAFADGEMCADNLTILCELRSVNHRYSDVSVKLPERLRFAEADVRRLVAEKLKRGKIECSLSYKKQTSENGFNINSEIVQKLLAATAGIEAMMNSPQPFSALDVLAFPGVQQETETDKEALREKIIQLLNATLDKMLETRAREGAQLAQLLEDRCQKVNQLVVAAHKRMPEVLSNLRSKLTSRVLEMVAEPNFDRLEQELVLLAQKLDVAEELDRLETHVAEVQRTLKQPEPTGRRLDFLMQEMNREANTLGSKSADREMTQISIDLKVLIEQMREQIQNIE, encoded by the coding sequence ATGACCGCTTTTGCGGATGGCGAAATGTGCGCCGACAACCTAACCATCCTTTGCGAATTACGCTCGGTCAACCACCGCTATAGCGATGTCAGCGTCAAGCTACCCGAGCGATTGCGTTTTGCCGAAGCCGATGTGCGCAGGCTGGTTGCCGAAAAATTGAAACGCGGCAAAATCGAATGTTCGTTGAGCTACAAAAAACAAACTAGCGAGAACGGCTTTAATATCAACAGTGAGATCGTGCAGAAATTGCTTGCCGCTACTGCCGGCATCGAAGCCATGATGAATAGTCCGCAGCCGTTTTCCGCGTTGGACGTCCTGGCATTTCCGGGGGTGCAGCAGGAAACCGAAACCGACAAGGAAGCCCTCCGCGAAAAAATTATCCAGCTGCTCAATGCAACGCTGGACAAAATGCTGGAAACGCGGGCTCGCGAAGGCGCACAACTGGCCCAACTCTTGGAAGACCGCTGCCAGAAAGTCAACCAACTGGTCGTGGCCGCCCATAAACGCATGCCGGAAGTGCTAAGCAATCTGCGTAGCAAATTGACCAGCCGAGTATTGGAAATGGTTGCCGAACCCAATTTCGACCGGCTGGAGCAGGAACTGGTCTTGCTGGCGCAAAAACTCGATGTGGCCGAGGAACTGGACCGCCTGGAAACCCACGTTGCCGAAGTACAGCGCACCCTGAAACAACCCGAGCCCACCGGTCGCCGCCTGGATTTTTTAATGCAGGAAATGAACCGCGAAGCCAACACTCTAGGGTCGAAATCCGCAGACCGGGAAATGACCCAGATTTCGATCGATCTAAAGGTGCTGATAGAGCAGATGCGCGAGCAGATTCAGAATATTGAATAA
- a CDS encoding serine/threonine protein kinase produces the protein MAEYYDPETYPKEWNYLQSGTIIDQYMIERELAHGGFSSVYLARQLADQIQVAIKEYLPRKLAHRTWNNLVVPNSDEARVLFMRGRALFFEEAKVLAMLKHHNIVDVINFFQANDTVYMVMTYDYGITLDKILHKKSLPINEDFLLTVFRLLLTGIEVVHQKGLVHLDIKPANILIRGENDPLLLDFGAIRKITLDPQRNRAKVLTNGYSPIEQYDNDGNLGPWSDIYAVGASMRACLDYKIPIPSPERLKQDDLPLAAKVYKRRFPEYLLKAIDWSMAVLPENRPQSVAELQQALSPGDPAQ, from the coding sequence ATGGCCGAATACTACGATCCAGAAACTTATCCTAAGGAATGGAATTACCTGCAATCGGGAACCATTATAGATCAGTACATGATTGAGCGGGAATTAGCGCATGGTGGCTTCAGCTCGGTGTACCTGGCCCGACAGCTGGCCGATCAGATTCAGGTTGCCATCAAGGAATATTTGCCTAGAAAGTTGGCGCATCGTACCTGGAATAACTTGGTGGTGCCCAATAGTGACGAGGCCAGAGTCTTGTTCATGCGTGGCCGAGCTTTGTTCTTTGAGGAAGCCAAGGTCTTGGCGATGCTCAAGCATCACAATATCGTCGATGTGATCAATTTCTTCCAGGCCAATGATACCGTCTATATGGTGATGACTTACGATTACGGCATCACCCTCGACAAAATCCTGCATAAAAAAAGCTTGCCAATTAACGAGGATTTTTTGTTGACCGTGTTCAGGCTGTTGCTGACCGGTATCGAAGTCGTGCATCAAAAAGGCCTGGTGCATCTGGACATCAAGCCTGCCAATATTCTGATTCGTGGCGAAAACGACCCCTTGCTGCTGGATTTCGGTGCGATTCGCAAAATCACGCTGGATCCGCAACGTAATCGCGCCAAGGTGCTGACCAACGGTTACTCACCGATCGAGCAATACGACAATGATGGCAATCTCGGGCCGTGGTCGGATATTTATGCGGTGGGGGCCAGCATGCGTGCCTGTCTGGATTATAAGATTCCGATACCGTCGCCGGAACGGCTCAAACAGGACGATTTGCCGCTCGCTGCCAAAGTGTATAAGCGTCGTTTTCCGGAATATCTGCTCAAGGCCATAGATTGGTCGATGGCGGTTCTTCCGGAAAACCGGCCGCAAAGTGTCGCTGAATTACAGCAAGCCTTGAGCCCTGGCGACCCGGCGCAATAG